Part of the Rhinolophus ferrumequinum isolate MPI-CBG mRhiFer1 chromosome 25, mRhiFer1_v1.p, whole genome shotgun sequence genome, TTATGATCTGCGTACGGAGCTTGAACTTGACTCAGGAAGGTAGTAATGAGGCTGAGGAGGGTGTGGCGTGTCAGAAGGAGACCTTTCTCCAAAGCTTCCTAAGCCTCTGTGTTAGGGATGTAGGGCCGGGTTTCTTCTCCCTCTTACTCCATGAGAAGTTCTCTCGGGATTGTTTCCTTCACACAGACCCTCCCTAAGGACACCAGTGGTAGCACCTCTGCAGTATGGGACCTTTGTTCACTGTTAGCCAGCGAGTGACCTCACTGGCTCAGGTTCCTTTTAATTCAATGACACCCTGACCTTGTTAAAACAGGTTTGTTATTCTTTACAAAAATGCAACCTAAAAAGCAGGATATGAAAGCTTCCAACTAATAAGAGTTTTTAAAGTTGTCTGCAGCGTTTGAGTAAAAAGCCAAAGGCACTTGAACAGTAGTGGTCAAGGCATTCCCTcaattatagaaaatgttttgtttgtcaGCACTTTCTGCATTTTAGTGTCAGCACtgagttttggtatgttgtagcTTTTATTTAAGCTCTTACTGGGTACCTACTATATACAAAGCACTTTATCTTATTTAACTTTTTCAACAATCCTGTGGAGCAGGTGGTATGCCCACTTCTCTCCTCCCACCATTGTTCAGATGAGAAACCTACCCCTCCCCCTACCATtgttcagatgagaaaatgaggctaGACTAGTTACGTGATTTGATGATTACACTCAGAGCCAAATAGGGTTTATTAATAAATCTAGGACTCCTAATGGCAAGACCAGTGCACATTCCTTCCAGTACTTGAGAATAAccccatttcctttatttctgtgaaaacaggGGCCCTGGGATGGATCCAGGCTACTGTTGAGGTCATTCTtgagagttttctttgtggattGTTTGGGAATTAGAGTTTGAAATTCTGATGGTATGCCGAATTATTAAGATTGCCTTTTTAACATTGTGGAAACCAAAGGATTAACTCAGTGGCGACAGAGGGTCTGCAGTTCAAGCTGTTAGCTctaagtcattttcttttcttctttgggtTTGGGAAATCCAAGCCCCAGGAGTAAAACAGGCTGCAATGTATCCAGGAAGCATTTGCTGCACAGCAGAGCTGCTCTGTAGAACGTTGGGCTGTCTCCGCGGGTGTTCCCAGACCAGCTGTTCTCAGCTGGGAAGGGGCTCCCCAGGATTGGACCCTTTGCCTAAAACACTGCATCAGGCAGCCTTGTCCAGGTCTCAGGGTCTCTCCCAGCACCGTGTCTTTATTGCATGGGTGGAAGTTCACCTTGAGAAAGACTCATCTCTGTGCATCATTAACACTTTACGgctaaaacaaaaactcaaactTTAGCCAACAGCCAAAGCAAGATCAAAATGAACATTAATAATACAAATTGTGCAATTTTCCACCTCATCTGTCTTTCCATTACAGttacttaatgtttttgtttaattgaaCCCTTTAGACTGCCCAAACTGGCGTTGTCAGAATcctgttttctgttgtttattattGCTTTATGTGAGTGGTTTTGTTTTCCCAACTGGACTAAGCTGTTCAAAGATAGGAGCAAGGGTGGCTCTGGAATTTCTGTGAACGAGAGGCTTACGTTAGAAAGCGgaattccagaatttcttttaaagctgTATTTGCATAGCAGGTACCCTCATTTTACTTGGATTGTATGTTATTTATGGAGGGGTGCTGATGGAACTCATGGGGCTTTCCTCCGTCAAGCCACAACACCTAGCACAGCGGAGGCCATAACAGGTGCTCATAAATACTCTTTATGATGTGAAATCATGTGTCTCCCCATAGAGAGAAAACACAAGCTAGTGGAAAGAATGCGGACTTGAGAGTCACACCAGCTTAAGTTTGAATCATGACTCGTTTAATAGCTTACTGCAAAATGACGCTCCCCTAGGCCttgggtttcttcatctgtgcCTTCCAgggttattttgaagattaaatgagtaaaacatACACGATCTTCAGTCCAAGACGTAGCACATGGTGGCATGAAAGTACCATCAGGTATTGTGGTGGCCTGTGCTTCCCCTAAGGGACAGACTATCCCTGGAGTGTTGCTAGCATCTAATTCCTAAACGGCATTCCTAACCTGCGTGTTGTTTCTGTCCATTCCTTTTTTATCCGACTGACCGTGGGGCTTTGTCCCGTGCCTCAGCCTCTGTGGTGGCCGTTCCCCTGGGGCCTGATGTGGCATTGCATTCAGAGGCCTGCATTGGTTCTGACAGtgcagttttatggtttcagatctggCATATAGACTCGATGATTCTTTGTTTTGGGCAGtggatattatttaattttccattaaaaatatatagactttCTGAATCAAATAGACATTTTCCTCAGCGACAGATATAGACTGTATTTCCGAAATGTTCTAAAGCACAGTTGTGTAAAGCATACTAATAACTTTAAAAGGGGAAATCACTTAGATCAATAAGGGTGATTTTACTGAAAATCTTTACACCAGCACTTACTGgaatatacatattatgtataagGAATATACATAAACATAAGAAATAGTCTCCACCCTCAATCTTATGATGTAACTGGGACTCTGAGTTGCAGAAACAGGAGGTCAGCCCACCAGTTATATAAATAAGATTGAATTACGATGTAGAGTGCTGAAGAGGAGAGGCCTCAGGATGGGTTCTGGAGATTGGAGGCATCATCACGGTGAAGGCTGAGGGGGCGGGATGGGGCAGAGCACGCCAGGTCAGGGAACAGCTGGACAGACTTGGAGGAAAGGCACAGGATTATTGTGCGTGTGGGTTGGGAGCCAAGCTGCCCAAGTAGAGGAGTGGACAGAGAGGACCCAGGTCAGACCTTGAAAGCCAGAGCTGATTAGATGACATGCTGAAAGCCCTGGGATAGGAAGATGAGCCCATTTACAGGATGGATCGGAGGAAGGAAGTTTGGGGAGGAGAGGATAGGTGTAGATTTCTCAATCCAGAGGATACGGGCCTGGGCTATGATGGCAACAGTGAGATATATCAGGAAGGGTTACATTCCAGATACATTTAGGAAGAAGACCGAACTTGATGACAAGAGCAATATATAAGGGATGAAACAGCAGGAAGAGTAAAAGATGGCTCTGTGGTTCCTTGCCTGGGGTATTTGTGGTGTCCCTGAAAAAAAACTTTGTCAACAAACTGAGCTCTTCTTCCAGGAGACACAGCTGTATCATCCTCTTGAACTTAGACTGACCTTCTGTTGAGTAAGGTGTTTCAGTTGTCTGTTACTGCATAACAAGCTACCCCAAACCCTgctggcttaaaacaaaaacagattatcATTTCTCCTGCTTCTGTGGGTTGGCTGAGTTTCAACTGGGAGATTCTTCTGCTCCTCTCCTGTGGGCTCTGTCAGGTGACTGCCTTCACCTGGGGGACTGCTGGGGCTAGGACATCCAAAATGGCTTCAGGCCTCTACCTGGGTGACTGTTCTTTCCAGCAGCATATTCAGACCTCTTCTGTGGTGGTGGGCTTCCAAGGGAGAGGAAGCAGAAGCTGCCAGTCCTCTTAAGGCATGAACTCAGAAGTCCACCACATTCTATTGATCAAAGCAAGTTGAAAGGCGAGCTCAGATTCAAGAGGAGATGAAATTGATTCCAACTCTTAAAGTAGGGAGCAACACAcatgtgtgggggggaggggataaATTACTAGAGCCTCCTTTGGAGACTGTCTACCACATTACATAACCAGAAATTAAGTTTTAGAGAAGGAACTCCCACCAGAAGAGAACTACAGCTGTGATCTATAACGGCCATATGGGGATCAAGATCCTTAGGAACTCTTAGTACCTTCCCCTAAAGGTAACATTTCATAGGGGAAGAAAAGGCTGTTTACTTATTTGGGTGAGTTGTTACAGATTCAGAGACACATGTAGGGCTGCTTGAAGAATCACAGTGCCTGAAAAGGAGAGTTGgtgtttagaaataaatttatggaGGTAGGGTGAGGGCATATTGTGAGAGGACTTGGGCCAAGATGGCAGCTGTCAGATTCGGATGGGAAGTTTTAGACGGACAGGATGGGATGCAGTATGTTCATGGTGACGGGCCGAGCATGTGGATGAATCTGCACTTAGCCCACCGATGCTCTGATGTAAGGATTCCATATGATTGGTCCTCTGATAGCACACCGATGTCATCGTTTCCTGTGTACTTGGTCCTTGTTCCCATGGAAGGGAGAAATCAGCCACTGAGGCACCAAATGTGGAATCCCTAGGGCAGAAGATTGTCTCTGTCTCAGAAggttaaatgacatttaaaataagcaGAATCACTGCATTGTTTCTGAAGAAGCAGATTTTATTCATAAGAAAAAGTAGAAGATATTCTTCAGAGCCAGGGAAGAGTTTTCTAAAATGCAGGATCAGAACTTTGCTTCTGGTTTCTTAAATATCCCAGATCTGGCCAGAGCACTGGAATAGAAAATGCAATAACAGTCAGGACTTCTTATGCAAATTATGAAGCTTTGTATTCAAATTGAGCTTTTACCATAATGGGCACACTTTCTGTCTTTGTCAGGAATTGTTTCATTGCCAGGAATAGACCTCAGAGTAACTTGAGCAAGAGAAATATATTGGAAGGACATTGGGAGTACATCGCAGAGTCAAATCCCTGTGCCCAAGACCTTGGGAAGAAAGTTTCCATTCTTCCCAGCTCTCTCATGGGGTTGCACCTCTGCATGTCTCTCAGCATGGTGTTCGttcttcttcctctctgtggACCAGCAGAACCAGCTCACTTACCAACTCATGCGGTTCACACATGGTCGGTTGCCTTAATCCCTACTCGACAGAACCCTACAAGTCCAGTGCCTGCAATTCACTAACTGGAACCCCAATTCCAGCTTCCTGGGAGAGAGAATCTGGTGGTCCCGGGGGGAGTCAACTGTGGCCAGAGGATTGGGTCCTTCTGCCTGTCCCCAACGAGCAGCAGTCATGGGAGCAGCTCCTCAGAGACGGTGCCGTGGGCAATATGTGGCCCTCAGAAAAGGGCTGTCCGCTGTGGCTGTGTGGGTCTCCTTCACACTGAGGTCACCGTTATATCCAAATGTAGCAAGTGGTTACTAAGCCTACCTGGTTGCTTCCCAACGTTCCTTGTGGTAGTGAAAGAGCAATAGTTCCTGGGTTAATCTGAGTAGAGAGCCTCCTTCCTCAGCCACCTCTAACATTTGTATCTCTGTAAAGAACCCCAAACATCTGAAGAGAATGCTGGCAACTAAAACTATTGTGAGTTTTAAAGCATCCGCTATGATCAACAAGGGGTTTATTgtattttaagatgatttttaaaaaattgaatgtgATGAAGCCTCTTTGGTAAGAAGAAAAATGCATGACCAAGCCACAGGACTTTAAAGTGGTCTTGAAAGTAAAAGGGAATTTGAGCACAAATATCCTTTTTCAAATTGACTTTTCCTCCCTGCTTCTGGGAAGAGCCAAGGGTGGGACATGGTCTGGAAATCTACTCAGTTGACCAGTAATGCTTTTGAAGACTACATGACGTGTCTTCTCCAGCGAGACTTCGAGCCACACTTTCCAGTGCGACTCAGAGGGCAGTGGCATCCCTCAGAAGCTGGCCACTGTCTCTGAGGCTGGCCTTGTGGTGCACAGAACATTGAGGGACCAGCGTGTTTGAGGATTCTGTCTTTAATCGCAGGGCGTCATTTTCATTTAGCTCCCCCAGACTAGCCCTGTCAGGAAAGGAGGCCAGGGACACCAAGAAAAAACCATGGAGTGAGAATCCGCAACCCTAGAGTTCTACACCGCTCTCCATTTCCATCTCATATGCCCCCATGCAGGGCCCTTAATCTTGCTAAACTGATTTCTTCTCTGTCACACAGGAATAACATCGTCTGGCCTGCCTTCCAGAAAGGGCTATGAGTTTCATGCAAGATGTTTATGTGAAAGTGCACTGTATGCTAGCCAGATgtaagagattaacatttgaatatcTGGAATCCAACCCAGTTTTCTGAGGTGTCTgcctttgatttttgtcttttaattcaatgctattttacttttctattacTAAGCAAGTTGTTCCTGTTTGTGTGGTGAATGATGAAAGCCTTATTCCATATAATAATAAACACTATTTATTCAGCACATAGTATCTTGCCAGGTCTTGTGGTGTTtactttatttacattatctcattttaattctcaGAAGAACCCTTTGAGTCGTGTATTGTTCCTCATTCCGCTGTTGATAAAATTGAGCTTAGAAAGGCTGTGGTGGAGGAGCCAGAATTCACCCTAGGGtctgtctgcctccaaagcccatgtttgTGACTGCTGCAAAATGCTGGCTGCTTCTGAGCAGATGAAGGTAGTACCAGTGCCCTTCAGAATCGTGCCAAGTACCGGGAAGTACGCAGGCAAAAACAACTCCTGAGCTCTGATGTGAATGGCAGAAAGTGGCGAGCATAAAGGCCCTCCCTCTTTTAGAAAcgatttgttcttttttttttccccttcatattTCAGAGAAAAGGCAGTAAGAATTCTTGCCATAAGTTTATTTATAAGCATATCTAGTATGTTGAGTTCAACAGTTTGatcatttttcaaagtgactgCACCTCTTAAAAATGCTCCTCTTCATGTCTGTTTCATGGATTAACTAAAACATCCTTATTTCTTAAGCAGTTGGTGTCTTACTATAAAGAAAGGTACGGCAAATCCAGATCCAAAGTACACAGTCATCATAACTAGTAACTGCCACttgtttttcactgaaaaatgGCACATTTTTCCCTGGGCCCTTGTCACAGTGGCCACCGAGGTTGTGAACCTCCGGATGCTCTGTCCCAACATAGCACTGTTGGAAGCCCTGGGAAAGGTGCGGAGACCCAAAGCAGAGGAAATGGCGGGACCACACCAAGTCCTTGTTTCACGCCCTCGTTCCCCTGTGTGCAAGGACCGAAAGAGAAAcgatttattcttatttttcacacAATTCTAATAAGCTCAGTAGTTTTGTTCTAAGCCTAAGAAGGAGCAAATTAAGAAGAAGATAAGCAAAGACTCCAGGCGGTGACAGTAGCAGGAAGTAGGTACCCTCTCGAAGACTCCTTTCAGTTCTAATGTTCTGAGAGTTCAGCAGCCTTGACAGTCGCCGAGGAGACAGATTACATGTTAAAGTCAGACACAAGAACGTTAAAAAGCACACCAGTCTGGGGCCATTTGGTGAAGTATGTTTGATGACCTCAAGCcaccaagaaaaatttaaagtaggTTAAAATaagttaagctttttttttttaaaagaaatagctaatgcattttatttatttatgtttaattttattggggagtattggggaacagtgtgtttctccagggcccatcagctccaagtcgttgtccttcaatctagttgtggagagtgcagctcagctccaagtccattcaccgtttccaatctttagttgcagggagcgcagcccaccatcccatgtgggaatcgaaccggcaaccctgttgttcgagctcgtgctctaaccaactgagccatccaatgCATAGATAGCTAATGCATTGTAGAAATGTTTCATCcaaaatgataaagataaaattttaaattttaaaattgatggaAAACTCAGTTATCTAGAATGGTGTTTCTAGATAGCCAAAGAAGACAGGGAACAGGCAGGACTCAAAACCAATGGTTACTCGCTTTCAGTGGACGTTATGTAGATcagctctgcttttctcttttactctGCTCTCTTCATTCACTGCTGCCTAAGAAGTACCTTGACCCACTCACTCCATGGTTTTAACTGCTGTCATCGTAGGACCTGTTTCTTTTAGCACACAGTTTTAgagtacctgctgtgtgactGTGACCGTGCCAGGAATACAAGGGTATGTGGAAGATACAATCCTACCCTTAAGTTGTTCAAGGCCAGCTGGGGGAGAGAGACACATAAACAGGTGTTTAGAATCAAGTTCAGCATAGGCTGCTGTATAGGACTACACAGCAGGGGTGGGAGGAGTGGCGGGAGGGCCATGGAGCTTTCCAGGGAAATTAAGGTTCAGTCTGCAGTCTTAAGTGGGGAAGAGTatattccaagcagagggaatagcatgtCCAAGAATCCAGAGGCCAAAGAGCAACATGCAGTGGGAAACTTGCACATGCACTCATTTATTTTGACCTTCATCTAGAGTGTCACCCCAGGGATAAAGGGGTCATTCTGATGGGGGAGGGTAAGGGGAACAGCATAGCTGGGCTGGGCTTGCCTAACATGTGAGAGACTTTGGACTTGACCCTGGGAGGCAACCAGGGACCTctgagggttttaagcagggtcCCTGCATACCTCTCCAGTTCctgttgctttttttcctctgtctctggtcATATTCACTTCTTTTTGTTCCTGCAAAGGCCAAGGTCATTCTTACCTTAAGCCTCTGCCCTTGCCACTACTCCTGCCTGGAATGTACTGTCAAGATTATCTCGGTTGTGATGTACTGACTAGAGTAGAGTAGAGTGAGCCTAGAAACAGGGAGATGGAATAGGCCAATGCGGTGATCTGAGAGGAAATGGTGTTCTAAACTGGGGAAGTGGCAAAGTGGATAGAGACATGGACAGCTGCTGCAATATCTTAGAAGGTAGAATTGACAGTGTCTGGCAAGTTAGGCAGCAAGGATGCTGCCTCAGGCCATTGATATTCACATGAATGGAGCCGCAGCATAGTGGGATGTGATTTGCAGTGATCTACCTCACGGTGTGTTTTGGGACCTCACTGCCCCAGGGGAACACGAGCCGCCCGGATTTGCTCACCGAATTTTTGTGAATAAAGCTTATAGGTTCCAGCTGCATTAATGCAGCCCATGGCGTTGTTTATGTCTAATCTTAATATTTATGATCATGTGCCTTGGGCGCCCTATAAACTAATACCTAATAACATGCTTACTTGTGAGCATAATGgaataaatgagacaaaaatcAGAGTAAATGGCCAAGACGATCATGATCAAGTAGTTCTTATTAAGAACCATTAAACGTGTGGCTTGGGTTTCCATATGCAATGCCCCTTTAACAAACTTGGCTTGTATGATATGCCCTTGACTAGATGCTTAATTCACTGCATTTGTTTAAACTCTAAAACCCAACCATTCCCAAGTCAGGTCCCCACTGAATGCTAGATTCCTACTGCCCAGAGTTTTTCTGTTTACATTTGCTGCTATAGAGATTTGGTTTGTTTCCGAAAGATGCATTTTAACATTTGTGTGGTGAGCCACATTTGTTATATTTGAACCATGTGTGACGTAAGGGAGAAGGGTAAACACTTGGCTTAAAGGGGGAAGGGTGACTCTTGGTTAGCAGAGGTACTTCCTGCCAATTTAAAATGAGCTGGCTATATGTAGATGGTGgcagaaattgtgtgtgtgtgtgtgtgtgtgtacatacatatacacatgtacatttttatatgtcaGAAGACTAATGTGGATATAAAGCTTATTAAACTGGACCGTGTTGTTTTCCAGTcttaaacataaaggaaaaatgcTTTCTAGGAGTCTATATGGCTCACTTTGGAATTGAATAATGTGTAACTCTTAATTGACGTAGAAGTGCTTCTAGAACCAGGCCTCATCCATGTCATATGATATCTTCAGTTATATAAATTGTGAGGAGCCAAATAGAGCAAGTAGGGAAAGGGCTTCCTCTGATAGTGGAGTGATtcataaattaatattaacaCAGATGAAAAACTAAGGTCCAGAGAGGTTGACTTGTCCATGGGCCACAAGAaatccattccttcattcactaAACATATATTTAGTATGTATGATATAGGTGTAATAGTTACTTATTTCTGTAGAACAAATTATCCTGAAATGCAGTGACTTAAAAACAACGCACATTTACTGTCTCATactttctgtgggtcaggaagtCTGCACATGGCTTTTCCGGGTTCTCTGCTTCAAGATCTCTGATAAGGCTGCAGTCAGGTGTCTGCCAGGGCTGCGGTTGCATCTGAGGGCTCCACTGGGGCAGGATCTTCAAGCACACGTGGTTATTGGTAGGATTCAGTCTTTGCAGAGACTGAACATCTTggttccttgctggctgttggctgaagGCCATCCTCGGTTCTTTGCCACATGACCTCTCTGACATGGCATATTTTTTATCAAAGCATATAAAGCCAAGAAGGCAATCGAGAGAGTCTACCAGCAAGACCGAAGTCACAGTCTGTTGTAACCTAATCACAGAAGTGGCATCCCATCAACTTTGCCACATACTATTGGTCAAAAGCAAGTCACTAGTCcaacccacactcaaggggaggggattacacaagggCACGACTACCAGGAGGTGGGGATCACTGAGGGCCATCTTTGAAAGCTGTCCACCACAGCTGGTACATACGATATATTCAGGTTTCTTTATTCTCAGATACAGGTTTTTCTGCAAGACCAAACCATCTGATTGTGTGACTGTGAAATACTAATATGTTTACTGgggtaggctgaataatgcctTCCCCCTCAACATGTTTATCGATGTATTCCCTAGAATCTGTAAATATGTTTCCTTATATGGCATAGGGACTTTACAGGTGTGATtcaattaaggattttgagatggggagattatcgtGAATTATCCAGGTAGGCCCAATGTAATTAACTACACAGGTCCTCATAACAGAGAGGcagagggtcagagtcagagaaggtgACGGATGTGAtgctggaagcagagagagggaaggagatggaTTGATGGAAGTAGAGGCTGGAATggtgcagccacaagccaaggaataggGGCAGCTTCTAGGaaatgaaaaaggcaagaaacagaGACTCTCTTCttgagcctccagaaggaaaatcagctgacaccttaattttagcccCATAAGACCCATTTAGTACTTCTGACCTCTTGAACTGAAAGTTAATGAATTTATGCTGTTGTAAGCCACTaggtttgtggcaatttgttgtagcagcaataggaaactaatatattcACCAAAGGACCTTGGGGAAATCCACTTGTGAAGCTTTTTTAAGGAACAAAGGGAGGCACAAGGCATAGGATGATGGGTTTCCAAGGGTTTTTCCTGTCCTCTAGTGACTCTGAAacaatatacgaggtgtgatcaaaaaatatggtgaaggtttaaattaaaaaaatacatattacagtaaaagacacattgccgttaatgcccctcaaaatactcccccttgctttgaacacacttatctcatcttcttgccactttctgaagcagttctggaagttctcttttgtgagtgtttagttgctctgtcgtggctgcctcgatgtcctgaattgattcaaaatgttgacctttcatggtaattttgactttggggaagagctagaactcgcacggtgccagatccagtgaataaggtggatgaggacacaccgtaatgtttttatt contains:
- the LOC117017295 gene encoding cytochrome c oxidase subunit 7C, mitochondrial-like, giving the protein MLGQSIRRFTTSVATVTRAQGKMCHFSVKNKWQLLVMMTVYFGSGFAVPFFIVRHQLLKK